A window of the Microplitis mediator isolate UGA2020A chromosome 5, iyMicMedi2.1, whole genome shotgun sequence genome harbors these coding sequences:
- the LOC130667839 gene encoding solute carrier family 66 member 3 produces the protein MNLRIIADTLSIITITICFILKVPQILNLLSVKSAKGMSILGLMLELTSYTVTTCYNYTNGYSLLSYLEYPIILIQEYILIYLVLKYLKKINKLTVAIASCYFILSTCILMGIIPRIILSFLTPMGTPISASSKIVQLLAIIRSKNSESVSILTWFISAFTNMTRIFTIWVDSADVLLLGNFIISTALSLSVMLSAIYYKPSKKSI, from the exons ATGAACTTGCGTATTATTGCTGATACTCTCAGtattataacaataacaatttgTTTTATACTCAAGGTTCCgcagattttaaatttattgtctgtTAAATCTGCCAAAGGGATGTCTATTCTAGGACTGATGTTAGAACTTAccag ttacaCTGTAACAACTTGTTACAATTACACTAATGGCTATTCATTGTTGTCGTACTTGGAGTatccaattattttaatccaagaATATATACTGATATATTTGGTATTAAAATATCTTaagaagataaataaattaacagtaGCAATTGCTTCATGCTACTTCATCCTTAGTACCTGCATATTAATGGGAATAATCCCGAGAAtaattctttcatttttaact cCGATGGGTACCCCGATATCTGCGTCGAGTAAAATAGTCCAGCTGCTAGCAATCATTAGATCCAAAAATTCTGAATCTGTTTCCATATTAACCTGGTTTATATCAGCGTTCACAAATATGa CGAGGATATTTACTATATGGGTCGACTCTGCTGACGTTTTGTtactaggaaattttattatctcgACAGCACTGAGTCTGAGTGTCATGCTTTCGGCGATTTATTACAAGCcgagtaaaaaaagtatttaa
- the LOC130667952 gene encoding nonsense-mediated mRNA decay factor SMG7-like has product MNINAAAQALRKAQVLKDKVQQAKDLLNDNDAWICQQELQKIYQQVLILDLEYALDKKVEQELWNLGFKNYIAILQAQVKDRKNVHRAESQAMLSWCLEAASGFYQSLLQEICGAFNLDLAFRRKGDIYGLSSPWDAVQKVQKINKQSSRHRSSCFYVCQYCLVHLGDIARYRNENKQAELFYRHAVSLAPWSGQPYNQLALLEASKVDKLATVYYYARSVAVKHPFHVATSNLAKTLLINDDDGCLSHCHYAKLSASEYTGIFLKLHGAIHHNQLKEISVSNNDDDINAHKKDVSSNNGLKSAVEYKKLLTDSNFTGLIVTDGFNSWKLVQMLVINLYALHHVAGNSSFQELLKPDQLSSDEQLARSYILDLIAGSLSALLLPVYTLKTNIIDYFALSTIKLYLEWLMSQQNVQSLLEEDAFSSRLQIWPSLCALLNGLNKEVGDFYGDKFTKIPLPEDWELQGFLPLERSFEKLKFSDDEYLDGDDLKKLRAVRILELGRLLTQYRVNGLNLISISPDSKEGEFISATNNSVNVKLLKELKEFTLRKELQEIADGAADKKKEGVVLKSHGRNHTQQNVFVKKNPAPLARKIRQNIAIQAIMKRAEMDQKPAANPESTPMTLDKSAGNNVNPVDNSVASAVDNPAESIPVASAANDDAVPADLSAKPQVLDSYQVNLDPLPAHTLKNYAQSEPSYLPTYPSSETLLNMPLNISPYYVPNNTISMPTSQFNGGINDEQINGCERVENNRMLSVGDIESRMLAGKTVQCDKLEQDRLFFNQPTNIDYGLMMNAEVEPRNFNMWNNPQNTAMNSWWSNAAPQTTKASNFDVNSYPSWSCPAPSGSLAPSMSNTHQPIISNEENVYSLFSENSWGSSGQNNFPNYSSLNNQQQHQQRSLWSGPGPSPLERLLEQQKSLRGETKNTHDDKYM; this is encoded by the exons ATGAATATCAATGCTGCTGCTCAAGCTCTgag aaaagcTCAAGTTTTAAAAGATAAAGTTCAGCAAGCAAAAGATTTATTGAATGACAATGACGCCTGGATATGTCAGCAAgagttacaaaaaatttaccaacAAGTATTGATTCTGGATTTGGAGTATGCGTTGGACAAAAAAGTCGAGCAGGAGTTATGGAACctgggttttaaaaattacatcgCAATTCTTCAAGCTCAGGTGAAGGACCGCAAGAATGTCCATCGAGCAGAGTCCCAGGCGATGCTGAGCTGGTGTTTGGAGGCTGCAAGTGGTTTCTATCAAAGTCTTCTGCAAGAAATATGCGGAGCATTTAACTTAGATCTGGCATTTCGTCGCAAAGGTGACATTTACGGTCTGTCCTCACCCTGGGACGCAGTTCAGAAGGTACAGAAGATAAACAAACAATCGTCACGTCATCGGTCATCGTGTTTTTACGTCTGCCAATACTGTCTCGTTCACTTAGGCGACATAGCGCGTTATCgcaatgaaaataaacaagctgaattattttataggcATGCTGTGTCATTAGCACCCTGGAGCGGGCAGCCGTACAATCAGTTGGCGCTTTTGGAAGCTTCCAAAGTCGACAAGCTCGCTACTGTTTATTACTACGCGCGTTCTGTTGCTGTAAAACACCCGTTCCATGTTGCTACCAGCAACTTGGCCAAGACATTGCTGATAAACGACGACGATGGCTGTCTTTCTCACTGTCATTACGCTAAATTAAGTGCCTCGGAGTACACGGGAATATTTCTGAAGCTTCACGGTGCTATTCATCACAACCAATTGAAGGAAATCAGTGTCAGTAATAATGATGACGATATCAATGCTCATAAAAAAGATGTAAGCAGCAATAATGGTCTGAAGAGTGCTGTTgagtacaaaaaattattgactgATAGTAATTTCACGGGTCTGATTGTCACTGATGGATTCAATTCATGGAAACTCGTTCAAATGTTGGTGATAAATTTATACGCGCTTCATCATGTTGCTGGTAATTCGTCTTTCCAAGAGCTACTTAAGCCGGATCAGCTTAGTTCTGATGAACAGTTAGCACGTAGTTATATTCTTGATCTAATAGCTGGTAGTTTATCAGCATTGTTATTGCCTGTTTACACATTGAAGACAAATATTATTGATTACTTTGCTTTGTCGACGATTAAATTGTATCTCGAGTGGCTGATGAGTCAACAGAATGTCCAATCATTGCTTGAAGAGGATGCTTTCTCATCACGATTACAAATATGGCCTAGTCTGTGTGCTCTTCTCAATGGACTTAATAAAGAAGTGGGTGATTTTTATGGTGATAAATTTACCAAGATTCCTTTGCCGGAAGACTGGGAGCTGCAGGGATTTTTACCACTGGAACGCAGTTTTGAAAAGCTTAAATTTAGTGATGATGAGTATCTTGATGGagacgatttaaaaaaattacgcgCCGTCAGAATTCTGGAGCTGGGACGTCTGCTGACTCAGTACCGGGTGAATGGTCTGAATTTAATCAGCATCAGCCCGGATAGTAAAGAAGGGGAATTTATTTCTGCGACAAATAATTCTGTTAATGTCAAACTGCTGAAGGAACTTAAAGAATTCACTCTGAGAAAAGAGCTGCAGGAGATCGCTGACGGAGCTGCTGATAAAAAGAAAGAGGGAGTTGTTCTTAAGTCACATGGCCGCAATCACACCCAGCAGAATGTCTTTGTTAAGAAAAACCCAGCGCCGTTGGCGAGAAAAATACGTCAGAATATTGCAATACAAGCAATAATGAAACGTGCCGAGATGGACCAGAAGCCCGCTGCTAATCCTGAGAGCACACCAATGACTTTAGATAAATCTGCTGGCAATAATGTTAATCCTGTTGATAATTCTGTTGCCAGTGCTGTTGATAATCCAGCAGAAAGTATCCCGGTAGCCAGTGCTGCCAACGACGACGCAGTTCCTGCTGATCTTTCTGCTAAACCCCAAGTACTGGATAGCTATCAAGTAAACTTGGATCCTTTGCCTGCACATACTCTTAAAAATTACGCACAGAGTGAACCGAGTTATTTACCGACGTATCCAAGTTCTGaaactttattaaatatgCCGTTGAATATTTCCCCATACTATGTACCAAATAATACTATTTCAATGCCTACCTCCCAGTTCAATGGAGGGATTAATGATGAACAGATAAACGGATGCGAGAGAGTGGAAAATAATCGAATGCTGTCAGTTGGAGACATCGAGAGCAGGATGCTTGCAGGGAAGACAGTTCAATGTGATAAATTAGAACAAGATCGTTTGTTTTTTAACCAACCGACAAATATTGACTATGGATTAATGATGAACGCAGAAGTTGAGCCGCGTAATTTTAACATGTGGAATAACCCGCAAAATACGGCTATGAACTCCTGGTGGAGTAATGCTGCGCCTCAAACCACGAAAGCCAGCAATTTTGATGTTAATTCTTATCCCAGCTGGTCGTGTCCAGCTCCTAGTGGAAGCTTAGCGCCATCGATGTCTAATACCCAc CAACCGATTATCAGCAATGAGGAGAACGTGTACTCATTGTTTAGCGAAAATTCATGGGGATCCAGTGGGCAGAATAATTTTCCTAACTACAGTTCGTTAAATAATCAGCAACAGCATCAGCAGCGGTCACTATGGTCCGGTCCAGGACCTTCTCCACTTGAAAGATTATTAGAGCAACAAAAGTCATTGCGcggagaaacaaaaaatacacatgacgataaatatatgtaa